The Myxococcales bacterium genome contains the following window.
TTGAGCTTTGCGATGTCGCAAATGCCATCGACGAGGATTTCGAATAAAGCCCCCGCCCCTGCAAGCTCGCAGCGGCGTCGATTGGATGCCCAATCGCGGCTACCCCAGGCTAGTCACGCAGCTTTATAACCTTGACCTTGCTCGTGTCCGCGCCCTGCGAGACGTACCCGATGGCCCATTGCCTGCTCGCCACAAAGGCGATCACGTCGGCGTCAGAGCGCAGTTCCGGAGGCGGCACGCCGCGCCCCGAAAAAATCTGCTGCTGCCAGTAGGCTTTCATCGCGCCCACGGACTTTCCGAGAATCGCCTGGCTGAAGCGTCCGCGTGTCGGATTGCCGGCCGTAAGGTCTACGGGCTGAGCCCGCTGTCCATTATCCCACTTGGACACCTTCTTCATGATCAAGTCGGACAGTTGCTTGCGCGAAAGCGACTCGATCGGATTCACAGGGTTGACGATGACTGAAAAACTACCACCCGCAGCCGTGGCTTCCGCTTCGAGCAGCATTGGCACAATCAGCACCAACGATATGACCAGGGTCAGAAACCTGCTAGACCATCCAGATTCTTTGAACATTTCCGTGTTTCCCCTCCAGCGGAAAATCTTTTTTAATTTGGTGGAGACTACGGTTTACTCAGAACTCGACGACTATCGCAAGCCAGATCTTGTCGTTGTTGATGATGTTTCGCTTGTAGCTCGAGCCGCCATTATGCTCGAGCACGATGTCATACTCCAGCTTCAGCTGAAGGTGTGCCTCGGGCGAGTAGACAATGGCGGGAGCCAGGGTCAATAGTGAATTTCCAACCATGTCGTTCGTATCGATCGAGTCGATCTGGAAAACAAGGTCGACAAAATTGACGAAGCGCGAATGCTGCTCGAACATTCTCTGATAGACCTTGACATACCAGCCTTCGGCGTCTGCGGTTACGCTCGAGGAATCTAGCGTATTGTCTTCCCCTTCCCGCTCCATGTACTCGGCCTGAAGTCCAAAACCGGATTCATGTGATATTCGCAGATCAGTACCGAAGTGATTGAGCGGATTGTTGCCTTTGGGCGAACCGGTGTTGTATTGCTGCGTGGCGTACGAAAACCCGATGTCGCCGCCAAAGCCCAAAATGTTGCTGAAACTGATTCCGGTGCGACCGGCAAACAGCTTGTTGTTGTTGTTGTCCTCGGTGTGATTTTGCAAAGTCTCGTCCGCGTCGAACCAGGAGTCTCCATTCCCGTAGCCCCTGATACCGTTGCCGATCGAGAGGTCATAGAA
Protein-coding sequences here:
- a CDS encoding substrate-binding domain-containing protein translates to MFKESGWSSRFLTLVISLVLIVPMLLEAEATAAGGSFSVIVNPVNPIESLSRKQLSDLIMKKVSKWDNGQRAQPVDLTAGNPTRGRFSQAILGKSVGAMKAYWQQQIFSGRGVPPPELRSDADVIAFVASRQWAIGYVSQGADTSKVKVIKLRD